In Rariglobus hedericola, the following proteins share a genomic window:
- a CDS encoding paraquat-inducible protein A: protein MNATTGEPFDCPTCGTAHQPAEPPPGRIACCRHCSTPLKENRRFSLDTSLAFALTAAIAFFTLTFLPLMTVNKIGMHRSIHLSGVGSSMGDEGMPLLGTFVNFCLIIGPVLLLSGVLTLLLAARLQWAFPGWRLMLRVTGFAQRWSMPEVLLLAIVVSFLKIGTLATASVGLGFLMLVLGTLALTGAMQIFDPAEVRRRLRDTEMLSRLRAPGPPASDALSLALLVAAAIMLIPANMLPMMEISLSGKNTLNTIFGGILLLWNEGMWGIGLIVFIASFLVPLGKLAGLGWLIHRSRTQRSSAYDVRLHRFLDFIGRWSMLDILLIGLLTGLIQFGALGYVRPGPAAPAFAAAVILTILAVETFPPRLLFARSGPSSAPVKS from the coding sequence ATGAATGCCACCACCGGAGAGCCGTTTGACTGTCCGACGTGTGGCACGGCGCATCAACCCGCCGAGCCGCCTCCGGGCCGGATCGCCTGTTGCCGCCATTGCTCAACGCCGCTGAAGGAGAACCGCCGGTTCAGCCTGGATACTTCACTCGCCTTCGCCCTGACCGCTGCGATCGCATTTTTCACGCTGACATTTTTGCCGCTGATGACGGTCAACAAAATCGGGATGCATCGCTCGATTCATCTCAGCGGGGTCGGTTCTTCGATGGGCGATGAAGGCATGCCGCTGCTCGGCACCTTCGTTAATTTCTGCCTGATCATCGGGCCGGTTTTGTTGCTGTCGGGTGTGCTCACTCTGCTGCTGGCCGCCCGCCTGCAATGGGCGTTTCCCGGGTGGCGGCTCATGTTGCGAGTAACCGGCTTCGCCCAGCGTTGGTCCATGCCCGAGGTGTTGTTGCTCGCGATCGTAGTGTCATTCTTGAAAATCGGCACCTTGGCCACGGCCTCGGTCGGTCTGGGTTTTCTCATGCTGGTGCTCGGCACCCTCGCCCTCACCGGTGCCATGCAGATTTTTGATCCGGCGGAGGTTCGCCGGCGTTTACGCGACACCGAGATGCTGTCCCGCCTCCGCGCGCCCGGTCCTCCGGCTTCCGACGCTCTTTCGTTAGCACTCTTGGTCGCGGCCGCCATCATGCTCATCCCCGCCAATATGCTGCCGATGATGGAAATTTCCCTTTCGGGTAAAAATACCCTCAACACCATTTTTGGCGGCATTCTGCTTCTGTGGAACGAAGGCATGTGGGGCATCGGCCTGATCGTGTTTATCGCGAGTTTCCTCGTTCCGCTGGGCAAACTCGCAGGGCTCGGCTGGCTGATTCATCGTTCGCGCACGCAGCGTAGCAGCGCCTACGACGTGCGCCTGCATCGCTTTCTGGATTTCATCGGACGCTGGTCGATGCTCGATATCCTGCTCATCGGCCTGCTGACCGGACTCATCCAGTTCGGCGCTCTCGGCTATGTCCGTCCCGGTCCGGCCGCACCGGCCTTCGCCGCGGCGGTCATTCTCACCATTCTCGCCGTGGAGACCTTCCCTCCCCGTCTTCTTTTCGCCCGGTCCGGCCCATCCTCTGCTCCCGTAAAATCATGA
- a CDS encoding 6-phosphofructokinase, which produces MSEDLVGNALIGQSGGPTAVINASVAGVIAEALNNNEIEEIYGTLNGVLGILQEDFVDLASESQQTIRGLKHTPGAALGTCRYKLKKQADFERVLEVFKAHNIRYFFYAGGNDSQDTADKISKLAQEQGYALRVIGIPKTIDNDLAITDHCPGYGSVIKYISTTVREIACDNEAMGQHDLVQIVEVMGRNAGWIAAGASLAKRKDHPHDAPHIILLPEVAFSQEKFIADVQRVLKREKSCMIVVGEGLIDADGNYVSAAEATDAFGHAQLGGAADFLQGLIEQNLPGIKARTVKLGMAQRAAVHAGSKTDVDEAYLAGQAAVKAAINGETDKMITLLRGDHDHYTVETGLAPLSDIANGVKKLPREWINEDGISMNHQFVRYAQPLIQGETVVPYDNGLPVFAKLEKVRVDKQLAAYEL; this is translated from the coding sequence ATGTCTGAAGATCTCGTAGGTAATGCCCTGATCGGCCAGTCCGGCGGCCCCACTGCCGTCATTAACGCCAGCGTTGCCGGCGTCATCGCCGAAGCCCTTAACAACAACGAGATCGAAGAGATCTACGGCACCCTGAACGGCGTCCTCGGCATCCTTCAGGAAGACTTCGTCGATCTCGCGTCCGAGTCCCAGCAGACCATCCGCGGTCTCAAGCACACCCCCGGCGCCGCCCTCGGCACCTGCCGCTACAAGCTCAAGAAGCAGGCCGATTTCGAGCGCGTCCTCGAAGTTTTCAAGGCCCACAACATCCGCTACTTCTTCTACGCCGGCGGCAACGACTCCCAAGACACTGCCGACAAGATCTCCAAGCTCGCCCAGGAGCAGGGCTACGCCCTCCGCGTCATCGGCATCCCGAAGACGATCGATAACGACCTGGCCATCACCGATCACTGCCCCGGCTACGGCTCCGTGATCAAATACATCTCGACCACCGTCCGCGAGATCGCCTGCGACAACGAGGCCATGGGCCAGCACGATCTCGTGCAGATCGTCGAAGTCATGGGTCGCAACGCCGGCTGGATCGCCGCCGGTGCCTCCCTCGCCAAGCGCAAGGATCACCCGCACGACGCCCCCCACATCATCCTCCTCCCCGAGGTCGCGTTCTCCCAGGAAAAGTTCATCGCCGACGTCCAGCGCGTCCTCAAGCGCGAGAAGTCCTGCATGATCGTCGTCGGCGAAGGCCTCATCGATGCCGATGGCAACTACGTCTCCGCCGCCGAGGCCACCGATGCCTTCGGCCACGCCCAGCTGGGCGGCGCCGCCGACTTCCTCCAAGGCCTCATCGAGCAGAACCTCCCCGGCATCAAGGCCCGCACCGTGAAACTCGGCATGGCCCAGCGCGCCGCCGTTCACGCCGGTTCCAAGACCGACGTCGATGAAGCCTACCTCGCCGGCCAGGCCGCCGTGAAGGCCGCCATCAACGGCGAGACCGACAAGATGATCACCCTCCTCCGCGGTGACCACGACCACTACACCGTCGAGACCGGCCTCGCGCCCCTCTCCGACATCGCCAACGGCGTGAAGAAGCTCCCCCGCGAGTGGATCAACGAAGACGGCATCAGCATGAACCACCAGTTCGTCCGCTACGCCCAGCCCCTCATTCAGGGCGAAACCGTCGTCCCCTACGACAACGGTCTCCCGGTCTTCGCAAAGCTCGAGAAAGTCCGCGTCGACAAGCAGCTCGCCGCTTACGAGCTCTAA
- the purB gene encoding adenylosuccinate lyase, translating to MSSAAIPNVLAERYASPLIKDIWSPTGRITIERDYWIAVMKAQRDLGLPIPAAAIADYEKVKTKIDLADIDARERVTLHDVKARIEAFNALAGRESIHLGLTSRDLTENVEQLQIARSLEVVRMKTAAALLKLSKRSKQYRSLMLTGRTHNVPAQPTTLGKRFAMFGQELLAAFTGLDEITARYPVRGLKGAVGTQLDQLTLFNDAKKVARLEAGIIKHLGFKSTLNAVGQVYPRSLDFEVVAALHQVGAAAASFATTLRLMAGQGLLTEGFQKGQVGSSAMPHKVNARNCERICGFSTILSGYVTMTGALSGHQWNEGDVSCSVVRRVALPDAFYAIDGLLETLLAVLNQMDVFEAAIAAEIQRQLPFLATTTILMEAVKAGVGRETAHLAIKENALAAAKSIRTGQGESDLVVLLAADTRLGLSEKALRAILSDAKRFVGAAPQQVDTFVATVKTTTRKVKGAATYEPGKLL from the coding sequence ATGTCCTCCGCCGCCATTCCCAACGTCCTCGCCGAACGCTACGCCTCGCCCCTCATCAAAGACATCTGGTCGCCCACCGGACGCATCACCATCGAACGCGATTACTGGATCGCCGTCATGAAGGCCCAGCGCGACCTCGGCCTGCCCATTCCCGCCGCCGCCATCGCTGATTACGAGAAGGTCAAAACCAAGATCGATCTCGCCGATATCGACGCCCGCGAACGCGTCACGCTCCACGACGTGAAGGCCCGCATCGAAGCCTTCAATGCCCTCGCCGGCCGCGAGTCCATCCACCTCGGCCTCACCTCCCGCGACCTCACTGAAAACGTCGAGCAGCTTCAGATCGCCCGCTCCCTCGAAGTCGTGCGCATGAAGACCGCCGCCGCGCTGCTGAAGCTCTCCAAGCGCTCGAAGCAATACCGCTCGCTCATGCTCACCGGCCGCACGCACAACGTGCCCGCCCAGCCGACCACCCTCGGCAAGCGTTTCGCGATGTTCGGCCAGGAACTCCTCGCCGCCTTCACCGGACTCGACGAGATCACCGCGCGTTATCCGGTCCGCGGACTCAAGGGCGCCGTCGGCACCCAGCTCGACCAGCTCACGCTTTTCAACGACGCCAAGAAAGTCGCCCGCCTCGAAGCCGGCATCATCAAACACCTCGGCTTCAAATCCACGCTCAACGCCGTCGGCCAGGTTTACCCGCGCTCGCTCGACTTCGAAGTCGTCGCCGCCCTCCACCAAGTCGGCGCCGCCGCCGCGAGCTTCGCCACCACGCTCCGCCTCATGGCCGGCCAAGGCCTGCTCACCGAAGGTTTCCAAAAAGGCCAGGTCGGCTCCTCCGCGATGCCGCACAAGGTCAACGCCCGCAACTGCGAGCGCATCTGCGGTTTCTCCACGATTCTCTCCGGCTACGTCACCATGACCGGCGCGCTCTCCGGCCACCAATGGAACGAAGGTGACGTCTCCTGCTCCGTCGTCCGCCGCGTCGCGCTGCCCGACGCTTTCTACGCCATCGACGGACTCCTCGAAACGCTCCTCGCCGTCCTCAACCAGATGGACGTCTTCGAGGCGGCCATCGCCGCCGAGATCCAGCGCCAGCTCCCTTTCCTCGCGACCACGACCATCCTCATGGAAGCCGTGAAAGCCGGAGTCGGCCGCGAAACCGCCCACCTCGCGATCAAAGAAAACGCCCTCGCCGCCGCCAAATCCATCCGCACCGGTCAAGGCGAATCCGACCTCGTCGTGTTGCTCGCCGCCGACACCCGTCTCGGTCTCTCGGAAAAGGCTCTCCGCGCCATCCTCAGCGACGCCAAACGCTTCGTCGGCGCCGCCCCGCAGCAAGTCGACACCTTCGTCGCCACCGTCAAAACCACGACCCGCAAAGTCAAAGGCGCCGCCACCTACGAGCCCGGCAAACTCCTGTAA
- a CDS encoding methyl-accepting chemotaxis protein — translation MKTFSLSQKLGGLVALLLLLSVVLGGLGVYAIRATNQGLLTVYQDRVVPLKQLKVIADAYAVNLIDAANKANAGIFTPRQALTSVVDARASIKREWGNYLATYLTPEEAALAKQAGDLLAAADNDVERLEATLRKLGDAKAEAGVLVEFDGPLYAKIDPVSAKISDLVELQLRVAGEEYEAAQKRYSRLLLQFALLIALGGGGSLIGAFLLIRRITGVLHAASAEIQSAAVQASSASEQVSSGSQTIAHGASEQAATLEETGASLEEIASMTSRNAENAAAAHTAASDTRESAERGVAQVARLQSSMQALVESSADITKILKTIEEIAFQTNILALNAAVEAARAGEAGAGFSIVADEVRSLAKRCSEAARDTAAKIGVANENSGIGASTSREVAATLEMILSKVRDVDSRIGEIATASGEQSIGLTQLNTAVRQLDQITQGNAATAEETASAAEELNAQSAELIKIVDRLVGLIDGASAIP, via the coding sequence ATGAAAACCTTTTCGCTTTCTCAAAAGCTAGGCGGCCTGGTGGCCTTGTTATTGTTACTCTCCGTCGTGCTGGGCGGGCTCGGTGTCTATGCCATCCGTGCAACCAACCAGGGTTTGCTCACGGTCTATCAAGACCGCGTGGTTCCTTTGAAGCAGCTCAAGGTGATCGCCGATGCGTATGCGGTGAATCTGATCGATGCTGCCAATAAAGCCAACGCAGGTATCTTTACGCCCCGACAAGCGTTGACTTCGGTCGTGGATGCCCGCGCGTCAATCAAGCGCGAGTGGGGAAACTATCTGGCGACCTATCTTACCCCGGAGGAGGCGGCATTGGCGAAACAGGCGGGTGATTTGCTGGCCGCTGCCGATAATGATGTCGAGCGGTTGGAGGCGACATTGAGGAAGCTGGGCGATGCCAAGGCCGAGGCCGGCGTGCTGGTTGAATTCGACGGGCCGCTTTACGCGAAGATCGATCCAGTATCTGCGAAAATTTCCGATCTGGTGGAACTGCAACTGCGCGTTGCCGGCGAGGAGTATGAGGCAGCCCAGAAGCGTTACAGCCGGCTGCTGCTCCAGTTCGCTCTGCTGATAGCGTTGGGTGGCGGCGGGTCACTGATCGGAGCGTTTCTGCTCATACGGCGTATAACCGGCGTGTTGCATGCGGCATCGGCTGAAATTCAATCGGCCGCCGTGCAGGCGTCGAGTGCGAGCGAGCAGGTGTCCAGTGGGAGCCAGACCATCGCGCACGGCGCAAGCGAACAGGCGGCCACATTGGAGGAAACGGGCGCCTCCCTTGAGGAGATCGCCAGCATGACTTCACGCAATGCCGAGAACGCCGCCGCCGCGCACACCGCCGCTTCCGATACGCGTGAATCGGCCGAACGGGGCGTTGCCCAAGTCGCCAGATTGCAAAGCTCGATGCAGGCGTTGGTGGAGTCCTCCGCCGATATCACCAAGATTCTCAAGACCATCGAGGAAATCGCTTTTCAGACCAATATACTGGCGCTCAATGCGGCGGTCGAAGCGGCGCGTGCGGGCGAAGCAGGCGCTGGATTTTCCATCGTGGCCGACGAGGTGCGATCGCTGGCGAAGCGGTGCTCCGAGGCTGCGCGCGACACGGCCGCCAAAATCGGCGTGGCTAACGAAAACAGTGGGATCGGCGCGTCGACCAGTCGCGAGGTAGCGGCTACTTTGGAGATGATTTTGTCCAAGGTGCGCGACGTTGATTCACGCATCGGGGAGATTGCCACGGCTTCCGGCGAACAGAGCATCGGGCTTACTCAGCTCAACACCGCGGTCCGCCAACTGGACCAGATCACGCAAGGCAACGCGGCCACGGCCGAGGAAACCGCGAGCGCGGCCGAGGAGCTCAACGCGCAGTCCGCCGAGCTCATTAAGATCGTCGACCGCCTGGTCGGTTTGATCGACGGCGCGAGTGCGATACCCTGA
- a CDS encoding intermembrane transport protein PqiB codes for MSVPETPVIKPRRQLLVWIVPLLALAIGGYLVQREFATHGPRITIRFEDGEGITPNQTHLIYKGLPMGVVSDVALLPDFSGIELTIELNRSAAPLARDGSRFWIVRPEITAAGVKGLDTILSGPTIAVLPGTGGPALNFTGLESAPPDNSSAGTEFTLHASRRGSLQRGQIILYREVSVGRILDVFLAPDATHVVVQARIDAPYDRLVRANSVFWNASGVDVDIGLFRGAKIRTNSLSSLLSGGIAFATPEEPAPTAAAGTVFPLNDRAEDRWFKWTPAIPLGEGPRPHDIKPMPSENAANSASSAAR; via the coding sequence ATGAGTGTCCCTGAAACGCCTGTCATCAAACCCCGTCGCCAACTGCTCGTCTGGATCGTGCCCCTCCTCGCGCTCGCGATCGGCGGCTACCTCGTGCAACGCGAGTTCGCCACCCACGGCCCGCGCATCACCATCCGTTTTGAGGACGGCGAGGGCATCACGCCCAACCAGACCCATCTTATCTACAAAGGCCTGCCCATGGGGGTCGTTTCGGATGTCGCCTTGCTGCCCGATTTCTCGGGTATCGAACTCACCATCGAGTTGAATCGCAGCGCGGCGCCGCTCGCCCGCGACGGTTCACGCTTCTGGATCGTGCGCCCCGAGATCACCGCCGCCGGCGTCAAGGGCCTCGATACCATCCTCAGCGGGCCCACGATCGCAGTCCTGCCCGGCACAGGCGGACCGGCCCTTAACTTCACCGGCCTCGAATCCGCCCCGCCTGACAACAGCTCGGCCGGCACCGAGTTCACCCTGCACGCCTCCCGCCGCGGCTCCCTGCAACGCGGCCAGATCATCCTTTATCGCGAGGTCTCGGTGGGCCGTATTCTCGATGTGTTTCTCGCCCCCGACGCGACGCATGTGGTTGTCCAAGCCCGCATCGACGCGCCTTACGACCGCCTCGTTCGTGCGAATTCCGTCTTCTGGAATGCCAGCGGCGTCGATGTCGATATCGGCCTTTTCCGCGGAGCCAAGATCCGCACCAATTCCCTCTCCTCGCTGCTTTCCGGCGGCATCGCGTTTGCCACGCCTGAAGAACCCGCGCCCACCGCGGCCGCCGGCACGGTGTTTCCGCTGAACGACCGGGCGGAAGACCGCTGGTTCAAATGGACGCCCGCCATTCCGTTGGGCGAGGGCCCGCGCCCCCACGACATCAAGCCCATGCCATCCGAAAATGCGGCCAACTCCGCCAGCTCTGCGGCGCGTTGA